Genomic segment of Neosynechococcus sphagnicola sy1:
TTATCGATGATGGTTCTGAACCCCAGATTCAGGTTTCCACAATTTTAGAGCTGACGACAGAAACTCCCCTGGTACTCCGGCGGGGATTGGGGTGGGAAGCCGTTGCTGACTGGGATACGGGGGGGGATGGGGATGAACAGCCTGCCTGAGGATGGACGGGTTGGCACTGATGCCAATCCCACCAAGGGTGAGGATGACTTTAAAGCCCTCCAAGAGCAGGGAGAGAAATATTACCTTCTTGGGGTTGCCTGTTGACCCTCAACCACAGAGCCTAAAGGATATACAGCAGCAGGAAGAGGACAATCCAGACCACATCGACAAAATGCCAATACAGTTCAGCTGCTTCAACGCCAAAGTGGTTGTCTTGGCTGTAGTGACCGGGTTGGAGCGATCGCCACAGCACCCCGACCATCAGCAGCAACCCAAATAAAACGTGGAGGCCGTGGAATCCTGTCAAAACATAGAAAGTACTGGCGTAGAGGTTCGTGGTCAGGCCAAATTCTAGGTGCATATACTCATACACCTGACCCGCCAAGAAAATCGACCCCCAGAAGGCAGGTGGCTGCGAACCAGTTACGCAACCCAGAAACCTGATTCTTCTTGATCGCCGTATCCGCTTGGTGAATCACAAAGCTACTGGAGATCAAAATCAGGGTGTTAATGCCGGGGAGCAGCAGTTCCCGTTCCGGTGTCCCTTCGGGGGGCCAAATGGGAGCCACTGCTCGAAAGGTTAGGTAGGCCGTAAACAGCCCCAGAAAAATCATGCTCTCTGCCACCAAAAACACCATCACCCCAAAGAGGCGGAAGTCATGGTGATGGCCAGCATGACCAGCCGTGGTTTCCTGAGTGTGAGGAAAATTCAGGGTGGAGCTGGATGAATCAACAGTTGGACTTTGCATGGACGTTACCTAGGGTGCAATCAGCATTAAGTGTGAGCAATTCCCCCGTCAACTAACAGCCCTTGGCTTAAACGGTGGAGGAACTGGTTGAGAGGGCTTCCTGCTCTGTGCCATCCATCGAGGAATTGTGATTGCGATGGAAGAGATCGACCCCATAATCATAGGCACCCACTGTAAGTACTGGATCCGCCTCAAAATTCTCAACGGGGGGTGGGGAACTGGTGGTCCACTCCAAGCTCAAGGCTCGCCAGGGATTATCGCCAGCAATAGGGCCGCGCATCCAACTCCAAACGGCATTGACAATAAAGGGCAGGGTGGAAACCGCCAGGATATAACTGCCGATGGTGCAGACCAGATTTAAGGTTGCAAATTGGGGATCATACTCTGCAACCCGGCGGGGCATTCCTGCCATGCCCAGCTTGTGCATGGGCATAAACGCTAGGTTAAAGCCAACAAGGGTGAGGGCAAAGTGAATTCTGCCCCAGGTCTCGTTCATCATCCGCCCCGTCATTTTAGGGAACCAATGATAGAACCCAGCATAGAGGCCAAACACACTACCGCCAAAGAGGACATAGTGCAGGTGGGCGACGATAAAGTAAGTGTCGTGGACATGGATATCGAAGGGAACGGAGGCAACCATGACCCCGCTAATGCCGCCGATCACAAACATGGAGACAAATCCCATCCCAAACAACAGTGCACTGTTGAGGCGTAACTTGCCCCCCCAAAGGGTGCCCAACCAGCTGAAAATTTTGATCCCTGTGGGCACGGCAATGATCATGGTCGTGATCATAAAAAACATGCGTAACCAGGGTGGCGTGCCGCTGGTAAACATGTGATGCGCCCAGACAATCGTTCCCAAAAAGCTGATGGCCAAACTAGAATAGGCGATCGCTTGATAACCAAAGATTGGCTTCCGGGCATGGGTCGGCAGAATTTCTGAAATCATCCCAAAAACCGGCAGAATCATAATGTAGACCGCCGGATGGGAATAAAACCAGAACATGTGCTGATACACTATCGGATCTACCCCCCCCTGTCGGGGTTGAAGAAGGCGGTTCCGGCCAATAGATCAAAGGACAACAGAATTAAAGACCCCCGCAAGCACCGGGGTGGAAATCAACACCATCAACGAAGTGGCCAGCATCGCCCAGCAGAACAAGGGCATCTGATTGAAGCCCATCCCAGGTAGCCGCATTTTGACAATGGTCACCAGGAAGTTGAGCGCCGCCAAAATGGAGGACGTTCCCAGCAACAGGACGCTGAGAATCCAAATCGCTTCCCCTGCCTTGCCATTCATCAGACTTAAGGGGGGATAGGATGTCCACCCCGAGCCAGGGGCTCCGACGAGGAAACTACTCATCAGCATCAAGCCTGCGGGGGGGATCATCCAGAAGGCAACGGCATTTAATTTAGGGAAGGCCATGTCTCTGGCACCAATCATCAACGGCACCAAGTAGTTACCGAACCCTCCAGTACCCGCAGGCACAATCCAAAGAAAAATCATCACCGTGGCATGGACAGTGAAGAGACTGTTGTAGACTTCACGACTGACAAAATCTACCTCAGGAGTTGCCAGTTCGGTACGAATGCCAGTGGCTAGTAATCCACCAATCAGGTAGAAAAAAAAGGTGGTGACTAAGTATTGAATCCCAATGACCTTATGGTCCGTACTAAAGGTGAAGAACTGCCACCAGGGGGTTGGGTGGGGCGGATGTAACTGCCCCGTGCCGATCTGGGGTTTGATCTCAAGTTGTGTCATAGAGAATTCTGTCTGCCGTTGGTGCCAACTACTGAATGCTGCTGATGAATGCTACTGAAGGCTGCTAACTGTGGAGATGAGGGCTGGGAGATCGATGACTGCTGGGAGTCGAGAGATACTGTAAAGATGAGGGTTGAATCCCTAGCTCGTCGGCGTAGGGAGCCAGAAAATCGCTAGGGGCTGAGGTTGCAGGTTGGAGGGCCACGGTCTGATCCAGGGCTTCGCTGCTGGCGACCTGCTGACTTTGCATCCAGTCATTAAACCCATCAGGAGTTTCCACCAACACTTGAGTCTTCATCCCACCGTGGTAAGAACCGCATAATTCTGCACAAATCACGGGATAGCCACCGAGGCGAGTGGGCGTAAACCGTAACTGGGTCTCTCGCCCTGGAATCACATCTTGTTTGAGGCGAAATTGGGGCACCCAGAAGGCATGGATGACATCACTGGCGGAGAGATTCAGTTGCACCAGCCGCCCCACAGGCACATGGAGTTCTCCGGAAACCACCCCACTGTCGGGATAGTTAAAGATCCAAGCGAATTGCAACCCGGTGACATTCACCATCAAGGGCTGAGGTGCATCGGTCAGTGTCGTTTTCCTAGGCACTGCATCCATTGCAGGAGAGGTCTGGGCTAGCGCATCACTTAGGGGCAAGGGAGCTGCGATCGCGGCTCCTGAACCATGGGCAATCTCCTCGGTCGGAGCCTTGTGGTGGGACATGCCATGTCCCATCGGGTCAAGACCATTCCCCTGAGCCATGTAGACATCAAAACTGAACACCCCAATGGCGAGGACAATCACCGTGGGAATTGCTGTCCAGAGAATTTCTAGGGGGACATTACCATGGACAGGAGAGCCATCCGTCTCATCGCCCGCCCGACGACGAAACCGAATCGCTACCACAATTAAGGTGCCCTGCACCAGAATGAACAGACCAACGGCAATCACCATCATGGCGTTGAACAATTGATCGACCCGAAAGGCCTCTTGTGAAGCTTCAGTTGGCATCAGTCCATGATTTTGACCAACCCATAGGCTGACCAAGGTCAGCGTAATGCCAGCCAGCATTGTCAGAATTGAACTAGGAATTTTCACAGCTTCAGGGTTCCTGCCAAACTTTCAGAGGATGAAGACGCTGAGTTGCAACAGCAACGACACGCCAAAACGTCACCGTACTTTCCACTAGACCCTACCTACACCCTAAAGCAGGCAAACTCCAAGGAGCATGGGAATTCACCATTCTTAGTCATTTCTTTGGGATCGAAATTGGCTTCGGGGTGGCAGCTACTGCGGCCTTCGATACCCAGTATCGCTGAGAATTACCTATCCTTATCATTGAATCAGAGCTAAACCATGCTGATGTTAACAAATTTGAATTTTGTTATAAAAGCAACAATTTTCTTGGAAACTGCTTCAAAAACAAAGAAATTCCAAAGGTTTTCGACTCTGGGAATGACTTGACTAAAGTAGATTCTAGAATTTAATCCTGAAGCCATGGCTTCCCAATTGACTGCTGAGCTTCTCCTCTGTCCTGAATCCAATTTCATCGCTCACCATGAACCTTGATGTTACCTCCTTGGTAGACACCTTCCCAGAAGCAAGTAAACTGTCTCAGCCACTGGTACAGAAGCGATTGCGGTACTTTGTTTGGATCATGGCGGCTGCCACCCTGTTTCTGATGGCGTTGGGCAGTGCCACTCGGGTGATGAACGCCGGACTTTCCTGCCCCGACTGGCCGCTGTGCTATGGTCAACTTCTACCCCAGCAGCAGATGAATCTTCAGGTCTTCCTGGAGTGGTTTCACCGCCTGATTGCATCGAGTATGGGATTTCTGGCGATCGCCCTGTTTGGAGTGTCTTGGTGGCAGCGACAACAACTTCCACGGTGGCTCCCTGGTGCAAGCTCCTTAGTCCTGGGTCTGGTGGTATTCCAGGGAATTTTGGGAGGATTGACCGTCACAGAACTGCTGCGGTTTGACATTGTGACGGCCCATTTGGGCACTGGGTTACTGTTCTTTGTCACCCTGGTTGCGATCGCGGCCTCCCTGACGCCTTATCAAGGAATGGGTACTGTGGGCAAATTGCCCTGGATTAGCCTCAGTGCCGCCGCCCTGGTGTATCTGCAAAGCCTGCTCGGGGGCTTAGTGGCCTCTCAATGGGCCTTACATCAATGCTTGAATGCTTCTCAACTCTGCCAAATCATGAATAGCCACATTCTAGGGGTGGTTCCGGCCAGTCTGGCCATATTGTTTTTGGGGGTCTCGGTTTGGCGGACACCCGCACTGCACCCCTTGCTGCGCACCCTGGCGAATTTGGTGAGTTTGCTGTTGCTATCACAAATTACCTTGGGAGTTGCTACCTTCCGACTCCATCTGCAAGTTGAACCATTAACCGTCGCTCACCAGTTTGTTGGTGCCGCATTGCTGGGAACCTTGACCGTGTTCTCAGTGATGGCGCTCCGAGATATGACTCCAGACTGTGACGAGTCATTACTGAGCCAGGAGCCATAGTCATTGTTATTCAGCATCAGTGGTTCCTGCGTTGGGGATTTTCAGCGCCCCAGAGACCGATTTCAACCTGACTCCACCCTTTGACTTTATCTTCAGGACTGAATCTCCATGCAAGAAACGATTGGGACTCCGATCCAGCGACATCATCAGAATTTCCTCCAGGTCATTCAGAGCTACTATCAACTCACCAAACCCCGGATTATTCTGTTGCTGCTGATCACTACGGCGGGGGGGATGTGGGTTGCGGCGCAGGGGCAGATAAATCCAGCCTTATTGTTGGTAACTTTGACCGGAGGCGCTTTAGCGGCGGCCTCTGCCAATACCATTAATTGTCTCTACGACCGGGATATTGACTTCATTATGGAGCGTACCCGTCACCGCCCTTTACCCTCCGGACGGGTGCAACCCCTGGATGCGCTGCTGTTCGCCATTGCCCTTGCGGGAGCCTCTTTCGCCCTACTCACCACCGGCGCCAATCTTCTGAGCGCCTGTCTGGCCTTTTCGGGGATTGTCTTCTATGTCGGCATCTATACCCATCTGCTGAAGCGTCACAGTACGCTCAATATTGTGATTGGAGGAGCCGCAGGGGCGATTCCTCCCCTGGTTGGCTGGGCCGCGGTCACCGGAGAGCTAAGCTGGGCGGCTTGGATTTTGTTCGCCATTATTTTCCTCTGGACGCCCCCTCACTTTTGGGCGTTGGCGATCATGATCCGGGATGACTATGCCCAGGTGGGGGTGCCGATGCTGCCTGTCGTAGTGGGAGATGCACCCACCACCCGCCAAAGTTTTTTACTATACTTTGGTGCTCCTGCCCGTTACCCTGTTGCTGACCTACCCCCTCCACTCCTTGGGAGCCGTCTATGCAATGGTGGCCGTGCTCTTGGGCAGTTGGTTTATCTACCAAGCCTGGAGGTTGATGCAGGATCCCAGCGATCGCCACCTGGCCCGATCGGTGTTTAAGTTTTCAATTCTCTACCTGATGTTGCTCTGTGCCGGCATGGCCGTGGACACCCTCCCCGCCGTCCACGGGCTGACGGCAAGCCTGACGGATCATTTACAGATGCTCGTCAGTGCGCTGCCAATTTCGGGGAGTTTTACGCCTTAGAATCCCTACCCCTTAGAATAGGCTGGTATAGATTTGTTTCTAATCCCATGCCTCCGGCCGTCTTCATTCAAGGTCTCCGCAAATCCTATGGCTTGGTAGCCGCCCTGGGAGATGTCTCGTTTCAAGTGCAACCGGGTGAAATTTTCGGCTTACTTGGCCCCAATGGTGCGGGTAAGACCACAACCCTACGGATTCTCTGTGGCCTCAGCACCCCCGATCACGGAGACGTTGAGGTTGCGGGAATTTCTGTGATCCACAATCCCAGGGCTGCCCGACAACACCTAGGCTATGTAGCACAAGAGGTTGCCATTGATAAGGTGCTCACAGGCCAGGAACTTCTAGAGTTACAGGCGGCTCTCTACCATCTACCGCGATCCCTAGCCAGGGAGCGGATTCAGACCATGGTGCAACTGCTGGGTCTGACGGAATGGGTCAACCAAAAGACCGGCACCTACTCGGGGGGGCTGCGGAAGCGTCTAGATTTGGCAGCCGGTCTGCTCCACCAACCTGATGTTTTAGTGCTCGATGAGCCAACCGTAGGTCTGGACATTGAAAGCCGCGTCGTGATCTGGGACTTTTTGCGCCAGCTCCGCGACCAGGGAACAACAGTGTTGCTCACCAGCCACTATTTAGAAGAAGTCGATGCCCTGGCCGATCGCGTGGCAATTATTGATCGGGGGATGGTGATTGCCCTTGGCACTCCTTCGGAACTGAAAGATCGGGTTGGGGGCGATCGCATTACCCTCCGTATTCGGGAGTTTACGTCCCTTGAGGAAGCTGAATCCGCCCGCCAAATGCTGGGGGCACTGCCCTTAGTGCAGGAAGTGATCATCAATCCTGCCCAAGGCAACTCCTTGAATCTGGTTGTGACCCCCCAGAGCGAGGCGCTATTAACCATTCAATCCGCTCTCCAAACTGCCGGATTGCCGATCTTTGGCGTGGCTCAATCTCGACCGAGCTTAGATGATGTTTACTTGGCGGCAACCGGACGCACCCTACTAGATGCCGAAATCGCCGCCTCCAGTAGCCGCGATCCCAAAGCCGAGCGCAAACAGAATATGCGCTAATAAGGGGTACCTGCTTCAGGGAAGGATCTCGGCAGAGACTTCGGGGAGCAGTGCTTGATCGTTTAAGAACCCATCGGTTCAAGTTGTCGCTACCGTCACCCAGTCGGGTCATTTTCCTAATTTCTAAAAAGGAGGATCTACGATGAGCCCTACTACCACACCTCAACCTGCGGTCACCTCCTCCCAAGCAAGGGATAAGAGTCTGGCAAGTGCTCGACAGATGTCCGCCCCTCGCAGCCAAGTCGGCGATTTTGTTCAAGAGACGATCGCCCTGACGCGACGATTGTTTATCCAGTTACAGCGTCGCCCGTCCACCTTAATTGCTGGCATCATCCAACCCCTGATGTGGCTAGTCTTGTTTGGAGCCTTGTTCCAGAACGCTCCACCAGGATTGTTTGGGGACAGTCAAAACTACGGGCAATTTCTCGGTGCTGGGGTGTTGGTGTTCACCGCCTTTGGGGGAGCCTTGAATGCTGGCTTACCTGTGATGTTTGATCGAGAATTTGGGTTTCTGAATCGCCTCCTAGTGGCTCCCCTTGCTTCTCGCTTCTCGATTGTGCTGGCTTCCGCCATTTTTATTGCCACCCTCAGTTTGCTGCAATCGGCGGCAATTGTGGTCACTGGGGCATTTTTGGGGGCAGGCTTACCCGATTTAGTCGGCCTTGGGGTGGTGATAGCAGTGGTGCTATTGCTGGTTTTAGGTGTCACGGCTTTGAGTTTGGGGTTGGCCTTTGCCCTCCCTGGGCATATTGAATTAATTGCTGTGATTTTTGTCACCAATCTGCCGCTGCTGTTTGCCAGCACCGCCCTAGCTCCCCTCTCCTTTATGCCCCACTGGTTGCAGGTGGTGGCGACCTTAAATCCCTTGAGTTACGCCATTGAAGCCATTCGTTTCCTCTATATTCACAGCGACTGGTCCCTGGGAAGTGTCGTGATGCAGTCTCCTTGGGGTGCCATCACCATGGGAGGGGCATTGCTGGTGCTTTTGGTTTTTGACGCGATCGCCCTAGTGGGAATTCAGCCGTTGCTCCAACGCCGCCTGTCTTAACCGTTCGTCAAAGCGCTGAAGTCGCAGCTCCAGACAAAGTTGACTATTTTTAACAAAAGTCTGAGTTTGGGGAGCCCATAGAAGAGCCCTCTCCCCTGAAAACTGATCCCCGGCCACCTCGTCGGGGATTTTTAGTGGCTAACGGGGTCAAAGCTGGGGGTGATGCCCTGAAAAGACCGTTCCCATCAATAGATTCCATAGATTCGAATTTATTTTTATTGTTCCTTATTTTATATAGATAAAACTTAAAAATTATTGTGTAGTATTTAAGACTTTTAGAGAGAATTAGTCAGGATTAAAGGAAAAATATAAGCTTATAGATTTATTTAAGTCTGTTTTCTTATTGAAATCATATTTCCTGACCCTTCCCTTCCATCGACAGACATTGCAGAATAGGGCATGGGCAGCCAGCAGCAACGATCAACCCAGACTTGCAAGACTCAGCCCTGAATTCAATCCCCTGTTTTTATCCCTACCTTATTTAGGAGAGCCAACCCGTGAAACTTGCAGTTTATGGAAAAGGTGGCATCGGTAAATCGACAACGAGTTGTAATATTTCCGTTGCGCTAGCACGACGGGGCAAGAAAGTGCTGCAAATTGGCTGTGACCCCAAACACGACAGCACCTTCACCCTGACTGGCTTTCTGATTCCAACCATCATCGATACGCTGCAAGCCAAGGACTACCACTATGAGGATGTCTGGGCTGAGGACGTGATTTACAAAGGGTACGGTGGTGTCGATTGTGTCGAAGCGGGCGGCCCTCCGGCAGGTGCGGGGTGCGGCGGCTATGTTGTCGGTGAAACCGTCAAGCTCCTGAAGGAACTGAATGCGTTTGATGAGTACGATGTCATCCTCTTTGATGTTTTGGGTGATGTGGTTTGTGGTGGGTTTGCTGCCCCCCTCAACTACGCAGACTACTGCATGATCGTTACAGACAATGGCTTTGATGCCCTCTTTGCTGCGAACCGCATTGCCGCTTCTGTGCGGGAAAAAGCCCGGACGCATCCGCTGCGTCTCGCGGGACTAATTGGCAACCGCACCTCTAAGCGGGACTTGATCGACAAGTATATTGAATCGGTGCCGATGCCGGTTCTGGAGATATTGCCGCTGATCGAAGACATTCGCGTGTCCCGCGTCAAGGGTAAGACCCTCTTTGAGATGGCGGAAACCGACCCTTCTCTGACCTATGTTTGCGACTACTACCTGAACATTGCAGATCAGATTCTGGCCAGACCGGAAGGGGTGGTGCCCAATGATTCCCCCGACCGGGATTTGTTTGCCCTCTTGTCTGACTTCTATCTCAATCCGACCCAGCCGACCGCTCCGGCGGAAGAAGCAAGACTCGACCTGATGATGGTTTAAAAGGGAACGGCATGGTGATCCTTGGCAATTGGGGCAACTGTGAGGCGGTAAGCAGCGAGGTTGTTCTGGTGCCCAACCCTGAACAAGTCTGGGGTTGTGTTCTTAAGCGCTTGACTTATGACTCGGAGATTCGCCATGCTGCATTCGGATAGTTGCAGGCAGCATCACAACTCAAGAGGTTGGCCTGTAATAATTCGGCTGCACCCCTTTCAAAGCATTGAGGCATTGCGTGGACATTCAACGGCTTCGCCAATCTCTAAGGATTAAATGGTTGAATTACTACCGAGAGAATCGCCACTGGTTGGCACTGATGGGAGTGTGGGTTAACTGTGATGGGCAACGTCGTCCATCTTCTAGTTTTATCCTGGCCTCCCTCTCGGTTTTAGAACCTCAACTGACACAAATCTTGCCGCTGATTGTTGACCTGAACCATAACCCAGACCGGATTGTGCGAGTCCTGGGTCTGAATTTTAATCCAGAGATAGAGCTAGAGAAAGTCTCGGTTGATCGACTTGAGACGGACAAATCAGTCAGGTTCCTACCAGGTGGGGAGGCTCAAGCGGTGGCATTTAACAGTACCACCAGAGCCAGTAGCCTTTCTACAGCCATGGATGAGGCCTGCCGGGGTAGTCGCCAAGAAGCCACTGAAATTGTCCATGATCGCGAATAAACTGCTGATTCTACACCAGAGATTGAACTGAACTTGAGAGGGAGACCATGACATCTGTTGTTGATACTCAACCCCAGGCACTGACGTTCGAGTGTGAGACGGGAAACTACCACACCTTCTGCCCGATTAGCTGTGTTGCCTGGCTATACCAAAAGATTGAAGATAGCTTCTTCTTAGTTATTGGGACGAAAACCTGCGGTTATTTCTTACAAAATGCCATGGGGGTGATGATTTTTGCCGAACCCCGCTATGCCATGGCAGAGCTGGAAGAAGGGGACATTTCTGCCCAACTGAACGACTACGAAGAGCTGAAGCGGCTGTGTTTACAAATCAAGCGCGATCGCAACCCCAGCGTCATTGTGTGGATTGGAACCTGCACCACCGAAATCATCAAAATGGATTTGGAAGGTTTAGCTCCCAGATTGGAAGCTGAAATTGGGATTCCGGTCGTGGTTGCCCGTGCCAATGGCCTCGACTATGCCTTCACCCAAGGGGAAGATACCGTCCTTGCCGCCATGGTGCAGCGCTGCCCCGAGAAGACTCCGGTGGCCGAAACCGAGAGGGAAGAGCGCAATGCCATCTCCAAACTCCTCAACTTTGGTCGTCGTCACGAAGAGGTGAAAGCGGAAGAGTCTGAGTATGTGAATCATCCCCCCTTAGTTTTGTTTGGTTCCCTCCCTGACCCTGTGGTCACCCAACTAACCCTGGAACTGAAGAAACAAGGAATCAAAGTCTCTGGCTGGTTGCCATCGAAGCGCTACACCGAATTACCCGTCGTCGAAGAAGGCTATTACGTCATCGGGGTCAACCCCTTCCTATCTCGCACAGCCACGACCTTTATGCGTCGCCGGAAGTGCAAACTGATTGGCGCGCCATTCCCCATTGGCCCCGATGGCACCCGCGCCTGGATTGAAAAGATTTGCTCCGTATTTAACATTGAACCCAAGGGCTTAGATGAGCGGGAATCACAGATTTGGGAAAACTTAGAAGACTACCTGAAAATTATCCGGGGTAAGTCAGTCTTCTTCATGGGGGATAACTTACTGGAAATTTCCCTGGCTCGTTTCCTGATTCGTTGCGGCATGACCTGCCCAGAAATTGGCATCCCCTATATGGATAAGCGCTATCAGGCCGCTGAACTGACATTGCTGGAGCAAACCTGCCAAGAGATGGGAGTGCCCACTCCCCGGATCGTTGAAAAGCCTGACAACTACAATCAAATCCAGCGCATCCAAGAACTGGGTGTTGATCTGGTGATCACGGGGATGGCCCATGCAAACCCCCTAGAAGCACGGGGCATCAATACCAAGTGGTCTGTGGAGTTTACCTTTGCTCAGATTCATGGCTTCACAAATGCGCGGGACATTCTAGAACTGGTGACCCGGCCGCTACGCCGGAATAACTCGCTTAAAGATCTCGGTTGGGACAAACTCGTCAAAACAGAAGCGAACGGTTAGCTTTTCCTGTGGGAAACCAAGCACTGTAGTTAGGAGGGGCAACTGAGTGAGGTTTCTCCTTTGGAGACGCTACGCGAACGATGCCTCCGAAAAAAAGCGACTGGACAAGAACCGTCCCATGACCACGATCACGATTCGCATTCCCGAAGATGTGATTGAGGATTTGAAGCGGGTTGCAGCATTGCTTGGTTTTTCAGGGTATCAACCTCTGGTGTGTGCTTACATTGGGCAAGGGCTTCGCACTGACTTAGAACGGTTAGAGGGAGATATGGTATTTGCATTGATCGCTATACGCCCCATCGCCCTGCTGTTTACTCGAATTCGCTCTTTAACCTGTAAGCCTTGAGTTACTTATGGTTGACTAAGATGCGTCAGCCAGCCAGCTCCGAAGCCTTTTTCATACAGGTGCCATTTATTACTTTCTAAACATCCCCTTAGAGGATATTTTAAAAGGGTAGGCTTTAGCCTCAAATACAACTCAGAGGCGCGATCGCAAACCCTGGAACCCTGATTCTCTCGTATTAGCTTCTAGGTAGCTAGGGTGGTGAAACACACCCTGAAAGACTTTTAAAACATCCTCTTAGAACGTGACCGACATGCTATTTTCATAACTGATTTTGTCGAGCATTTGTTTGGTCTGAATGATATCCTCGTCGCTCCCTGTCACAAGTATTATGAACTCGCCTGCATGGATTTGAGCCTCGTACATCAGGATCTCATGTTTCGGAATTCCTAGCCCCCCCAATGGCCCCGCCAGACCTCCTACAGCATCACCCCCAGTACTTTTCCCTTCTATCCAACTCGCCAACACTTCAGTAATAGGGCCAGCAATGACGATAGGAGCCATTCCAGGAATAAACAACACTCCAGCCCCTGCTAAAATGCCAAAAATACCTCCGACGAAACTATACCAATATCTACCTGCATCGGCACTAACTTTGGCTGTTTTTTTTCCAGGTTAAAAAATCCGCACACATCTTCGGTGGTCTGGTAATCTTTACCAATGATCGAGAGCTTCTGCATATCGAAGCCTTTTTCTTGCAGCTTTAATACAACTCTTTCTAATTCTGAAAAGGATGGAAAATGAGCAAGAATTGTATGTGTATGTTCCATGGGGGTTCCTTTATTAAAAATTGTTTGTGCGGTACAGCAACCCTAAATAAGTCGCAAACTAAATCAGCCCAAAATCCTTACCCAGAAAGAGTCAAAATTTACAAGTGACTGAAGACTGCTATAGCTCAAGTTTCTGGATTTAATCTAATGTGCCTCGGCGTCCTGAATGAAAGGTGAGCATCCAAAATCCATCGAATAAGAGATTGATTCCAATTAAAATACCAATCAGCCAAGCTGCGCCTAAGGGAAAGTTAGACCAAACAAAAATACCGAAAATGATACCGATGATTCCACTTGCAAGCATCCATTCCCAGTTCAGTGACGATCGCCGCATTTGCAACGCAATCGATACTTGAATGATACCTTGCACAAAAATTGTAATGCCCAAAACCACCGTGAAGGCAATTACGCCTTCCAGGGGATTCGTCACCAGGAAAATACCTGCTAGTAGGTACAACAGACCTAGGATTGTTTTCCAAACAACTTGACCTGAATTTCTTGATTGCAGGGCATAAAGAATTTGTGAAATTCCGGCAAATATGAATACCCAGCCGAATAATAAGATTGAGGTAACAGCAACAAATAAAGGA
This window contains:
- the bchL gene encoding ferredoxin:protochlorophyllide reductase (ATP-dependent) iron-sulfur ATP-binding protein, which encodes MKLAVYGKGGIGKSTTSCNISVALARRGKKVLQIGCDPKHDSTFTLTGFLIPTIIDTLQAKDYHYEDVWAEDVIYKGYGGVDCVEAGGPPAGAGCGGYVVGETVKLLKELNAFDEYDVILFDVLGDVVCGGFAAPLNYADYCMIVTDNGFDALFAANRIAASVREKARTHPLRLAGLIGNRTSKRDLIDKYIESVPMPVLEILPLIEDIRVSRVKGKTLFEMAETDPSLTYVCDYYLNIADQILARPEGVVPNDSPDRDLFALLSDFYLNPTQPTAPAEEARLDLMMV
- a CDS encoding DUF5331 domain-containing protein, translating into MDIQRLRQSLRIKWLNYYRENRHWLALMGVWVNCDGQRRPSSSFILASLSVLEPQLTQILPLIVDLNHNPDRIVRVLGLNFNPEIELEKVSVDRLETDKSVRFLPGGEAQAVAFNSTTRASSLSTAMDEACRGSRQEATEIVHDRE
- a CDS encoding ferredoxin:protochlorophyllide reductase (ATP-dependent) subunit N, whose translation is MTSVVDTQPQALTFECETGNYHTFCPISCVAWLYQKIEDSFFLVIGTKTCGYFLQNAMGVMIFAEPRYAMAELEEGDISAQLNDYEELKRLCLQIKRDRNPSVIVWIGTCTTEIIKMDLEGLAPRLEAEIGIPVVVARANGLDYAFTQGEDTVLAAMVQRCPEKTPVAETEREERNAISKLLNFGRRHEEVKAEESEYVNHPPLVLFGSLPDPVVTQLTLELKKQGIKVSGWLPSKRYTELPVVEEGYYVIGVNPFLSRTATTFMRRRKCKLIGAPFPIGPDGTRAWIEKICSVFNIEPKGLDERESQIWENLEDYLKIIRGKSVFFMGDNLLEISLARFLIRCGMTCPEIGIPYMDKRYQAAELTLLEQTCQEMGVPTPRIVEKPDNYNQIQRIQELGVDLVITGMAHANPLEARGINTKWSVEFTFAQIHGFTNARDILELVTRPLRRNNSLKDLGWDKLVKTEANG
- a CDS encoding BrnA antitoxin family protein; the protein is MRFLLWRRYANDASEKKRLDKNRPMTTITIRIPEDVIEDLKRVAALLGFSGYQPLVCAYIGQGLRTDLERLEGDMVFALIAIRPIALLFTRIRSLTCKP
- a CDS encoding HdeD family acid-resistance protein produces the protein MRVTDPEADGLVLNSAWTNKIALLMMILGIISILFPLFVAVTSILLFGWVFIFAGISQILYALQSRNSGQVVWKTILGLLYLLAGIFLVTNPLEGVIAFTVVLGITIFVQGIIQVSIALQMRRSSLNWEWMLASGIIGIIFGIFVWSNFPLGAAWLIGILIGINLLFDGFWMLTFHSGRRGTLD